From Thalassotalea psychrophila:
GATATCACCAACCGTACCACCAATCTCAACCATAGCAACATCGTATCCTTCAGCACCTTCAATTACTCGACGTTTAATGTCGTTAGTAATATGTGGGATAACTTGAATAGTTGCACCAAGGAATTCACCTCTGCGCTCACGAGCTAGAATGCCTTGATAAATACGGCCAGTTGTAAAGTTATTTTTCTTAGACATTTTGGTACGAATAAAACGTTCGTAATGGCCTAGATCTAGATCGGTTTCAGCACCGTCTTCAGTAACAAATACTTCACCATGCTGAATAGGACTCATGGTACCTGGATCAACGTTAATATACGGATCAAGTTTTAGCATGGTTACTTTTAAGCCACGGGCTTCTAAAATTGCAGCCATTGAGGCAGCAGCAATACCTTTACCAAGGGATGATACAACACCACCAGTTACAAAAATATATCTTGTTGTCATTTGGAACCCAGAACTATGGAATTAACAGAAAATTGTTTATTTTAAGTAGATTTAACGTATAAATTTACTTTCGCTACAAGTGTAGCAGGACGGGGCGATATTGTAGCAAAAGAGAAGCCTTTCAACAATAAAGATTTTATACCTATATCTATATAATTTTGCTATAAGATTAATATAATAAAAATTAGTGATTTTTTACAATAATCCAACTTAAATGAAGGGGCTTATGTGGTATCAACAACAAATTATACTTAAGGCGAAAAGCCGAGGTTTTCATTTAATTGATGATGAAATAAATGGCCAACTGCTGCAAATTAAAAATATAGAAGCCGGTTTACTACATTTATTTTTGCAGCATACTTCAGCATCTTTAACAATAAATGAAAATGCCGATCCTACAGTTCTTGGAGACTTAGAGCGACACTTTAATAAATTCGTTCCAGAAAATGCCCTCTACTACCAGCATGATTATGAAGGCTCAGATGACATGCCTGCACATATTAAATGCTCAACTTTAGGATGCCAATTAACCATTCCAATCTCAAATGGCCAATTAGCTTTGGGGACATGGCAAGGAGTTTATCTGTGTGAGCACCGAAATCACGCGTCGCAACGAAGGGTCATTGCAACATTACATGGTGAATGATTATGTTCTGAAAGCATCGTTGCTATTTTTATTAGTCTTTATAACCCCAAGGTGCACTTGGTGGAGTAATAGGTTTAGTTAAATCAAAATCAACTCTAAACTCGCGCCCTTCTCTAACCATTCGGTAGGTAAATTGCTTTGGATATATATACATTTGCCATGTATTGCCATTAGATTGTGGAATACCTTGACTGACAAACAATTCTTTTGAATATTGATCAGCTGGAAATGATTGCACTTGCGCCCACCCCGCGTCCAATGTATGACCGCCATACATAGTGGAAACATCACTGCTGCCATCTTTGTGACGATGATCATGTTTTAACGACAAACCACTGCCTGTTTTAGTTATTATCCAAGTACGAGATGAGTCAGATCCAACATGAAAAGGCACTTGTAATTCAGTGTCCGTACACTTTCTAACATGCATGATTAGTGCTTTATTAGCAAAACTGTCTGACGAGGAATTATCTACAGTAACTTTACCCGCAAATGCTTTACCACAATGTTGTTTTATATTACTAAAAAAGGCATCTTGGCTTTTAATCGAGACCAATGGTGCTTCAGAATTAGCTGATAAGTGAAAGCTTACACTTGCTAGTGTTGTGGTAAGTAGAGTAATAAATGTTGCTGTTTTATTCATAATAAATTCCTATGCTAATTTGGCTTGTAGCCAAAGCTCTTCAAGCTCAATTAAAGTCGATTGCTTAATATCAAGCCTGTTATCAAAATGATATTGTTCGATAAAGTTAAAACGTTTGGTGAATTTCCGACTTGCTTGGCGAAGTAGTTGCTCTGGATCTTGCTCTGCATGACGAGCTAAGTTAACCACGGCAAATAACAAGTCTCCAATTTCTTCTGCAACTAATTCATTATTTACATTAGTAGCTAAAAGTTCATCTTCAACTTCGAGTACTTCTTCTTTTACTTTAGCTAGCACATCTTCAATATTGTCCCAGTCAAAGCCAACATGAGCACAGCGTTTTTGAATTTTTGCAGCTTGTGATAAAGCAGGTAACGCTTTAGGTATATCATCTAAAACTGAGGTTTGCTTGCTCTTGTCTCTGCTTTTTTGATTGCGCTCTTTTGCCTTTTCATTCTCCCAATTAGCTTTTATTTCATCTTCAGATATAAAGTCTGAATTAGAGAATACATGCGGGTGACGGCGAATGAGCTTTTCACAAATGGCACTAACTACATCGGCAAAATTAAACCTTTGTTCTTCTTTACCTAATTGGGCATAAAAAACGACTTGAAATAACAAGTCACCAAGTTCTTTCTCAAGTTCCTCGAAGTCATTACATTCAATTGCTTCGGCAACTTCAAACGCTTCTTCTAGAGTATAAGGTACTACTGTTTGAAAGCTTTGCTTGAGATCCCAAGGACAACCTTTAACCGGATCTCTCAGCTGACTCATGATCCAAACTAGTTTCTCAATTGAAGCAGGACTGTTTAACATTAAAACTCCATTATTGTTATTAGCAATTTTAACTAACTGCGAAGACGCTTCACACTAATTACATCATCAAGTTGATCAATTTTACTTACAAGTCGTTCTAAAACTTGCGCGCTGGCAAGCTCCAATTTAAATTGCATGATATATACACGGTGCTTGTTGTCCATACGAGATGACATATCCAACACATTTACTTTTTCATTAGCAATAATGGTCGTAACATCTCGTAGCAGACCTTGTCGGTCACCAGCGGATATTTGAATTGCGACTTGATAGTTTTGCTGAATTTTATCACCCCATTGCACGTCAACTACTCGCTCAGGCGAATGCTTCAAAGAATTTTGCAGTTGCTCACAATCACTTCGATGGACCGATATTCCACGGCCTTGGGTAATAAACCCTTGAATATTATCTCCAGGCACTGGCTGACAGCACTTGGCCATGTGAGTGAGTAAATTACCTACACCTGAAACGGTGATGCCATTGCTATCCACCTGCTGCTTTTCAGTTTGTTGGCGGATCACCATTTTAGGATCTATTTCAGCCGCAGGTTTTAGCTTATCAAGTTGAAATTGAAGTTGGTGTACGACCTGTAAAACTTTAACTTGGCCACTGCCAATTACCGCATATAAATCGTTAAGATTATTTACATTAAAGCGTTTTAAAATTGGATTAAAATCAATATCTCCAAGTTCATGACGTTGTAATTCAAGCTCTAAGGTCTCTTTACCTGCTTGAACGTGTTTATCTTTGTCTAGATGTTTGAAAAATGCCTGTACTTTAGAACGAGAGCGAGAGCTGTGTAAATAACCTAACCCGGGGTTTAACCAGTCCCGGCTAGGATTTGGTTGTTTGCTAGTTAATATCTCTAATTGCTCACCGGTCTTTAATTTATATGTAAACGGGACTATTCGTCCGGCAACCTTCGCACCAATACAACAATGCCCTACATTAGAGTGTATATAGTAAGCAAAATCTAACGGCGTAGAGCCATTAGGCATATCAATAACATCGCCATTAGGTGTGAAAACATAAATTCTATCTTCAAATACCTCATTACGCAGTTCATCAACCAGCTCTTCTGAGCCAGAAACATCTTCTTGCCATTGCAATAGTTTACGTAACCAATTTACTTTTTCATCAAAACTTCCTGCTTTGCCACTAGCGTTTCCTTCCTTATAACGCCAATGCGCGGCGACTCCCAACTCAGCATCATCGTGCATTTGCTGAGTACGAATTTGCACTTCGACTGATTTCCCCTCTGGACCTAGCACAACAGTATGTATAGATTGATAGCCATTAGGTTTAGGAGTGGCAACATAATCATCAAACTCACTTGCAAGGTGCTTCCAGCTAGTATGAACTACTCCTAAGGCACCGTAACAGTCTTGCAATTCATCTACCACAACACGAATTGCTCTAACATCAAACAGTTGATCAAAGTCTAATGACTTTTGCTGCATTTTTTTCCAGATACTGTAGATATGTTTTGGGCGACCATAAACATTGCCCTTTATGTTTAACAGATCTAATTGTCGTTGGATATTTTCAACAAAGTCACTCATATACTGTTCACGAACTAAGCGCTTATCATCAAGTAGCTTGGCAATTTTTTTATAAGTATTAGGATGCAAATAACGAAATGAGATATCTTCAAGTTCCCATTTTAATTGTCCTATGCCTAATCGGTTGGCTAAAGGAGCATAAATGCTAGCGCTTTCTTTGGCTGCTAGCACCCTACTTTCTTCATCGGCAGTTTTAACAAAACGTAAATTACATACTCGCTCAGCCAATTTAATTACTACGGCACGAACATCTTCAACCATGGATAGTAACATTTTACGGAGATTATCAATTTGACCACTGGCTAATTGAGCCCCGTTAGGTTGCTGTAAGCTGCGAATTGCATCCATTTGATTTACGCCTTTTACCAAGGTGTAAATTGCTTTGCCATAGGTTTCCTCGATTAGATCTAAACCTATTATGTCGGTCTCGATTAAAGGCACAATCATTGCTGCTGATAATGAATCTTTGTCCATATTCAAACCGGCTAGAATTTCTACCATCTCTAAGGCTTTTTGTTGGCACAATAAATTTTCATTAAAATGAACATGTAATCTAAGCCACAATTCCTCTAGGGCCTTATGTTTTTGTTCATTAATATCTAACTCTGCCAACCAAGTATCAAAATTCTCGGTTGAAAGCTGGTGAGATTTCCTCACTGAAACCATGAGTTTTCCTATCTAAGTTTTTTAAAATAAAACAATAAAGTAAAATTGCTATAGCCTAAGGGCGTACAAACAAAGCCATTGTCTCAACATGTCTGGTTTGACTAAACATATCCATTAAGCATATCTTGCTTAGGGTAAAGCCGTTATCAAGTAATATTTTCGTGTCTCTCGCCATAGTAGCGGCATCGCAGGAAACATAAAGTACAGTTTTCACATTAAGTTCTACAATGTTTTTTACCGCATTATATGCACCAGCTCTCGCTGGATCTAATACAACTTTGTTAATTATATTTTCATTATTTGCATTTAACCAAGGCCAATCATTATTTTCGGCATTTAAGTCTGCTTGATAAAATTGGCAGTTAGATAATTGGTTAGATTGAGCATTCATTGCAGCTCGGTCAACCATATCTTGTACGCCTTCTACGCCAACAATGGCATTAACTCGCTTAGCAATCGGTAAACTGAAATTACCAAGTCCACAAAATAAATCGAGAACATTATCATTCGCATCGAGTTCTAACCATTGAATTGCTTGGTTAACCATTTTGGCATTTAAATTTATATTAACTTGCACAAAATCTGTAGTAGTAAATTGTAATTCACAACCACTTACTTTGTAACTTAAGTAATTATCATTCTGCGGTTCGAGAAAATGTAAACCATCATCTTGTTGAAGCGCTACTTGGTATGGTTTGTGCAAATTAAAGTTGTGTAATTTCTGCTTGTCATTATTACTTAGCTTTCTTACTTGTCTAAAAATAACTACTGATACTTCAGCCTTAATAACCTCAATATGTGAAATAGCTTGTTTGCTACTAAAACTGTTTATTAGAGCTACAAAATCTGAAAACTCATCAGCAAAAGTCTCTGGCAGTACCGGGCATCTTTTAATTGGTGTTAACACATTAGAACTTTTTTGACGAAAACCAACTGTGGCTTCGTTTAATTTATTGTATTGAACACCAATTCTTGCTTTACGGCGGTAATGCCAAATATCAGCATGTAGCGCGGGTTGCCAAGGCAAATGCTCAATATTACTGTTTCGGTGAAATAAATCACTTATTTTCTGCTGCTTAAAGGCTAGCTGACCTTCGTAGTCTAAATGCTGTAAATCACAACCTCCACATTGATAGAAGTGCTTGCAGATAGGTGTAACTCTATTAGTAGCAACAACTAATACTTTTTTTGTTTTAGCTCGTAAATATTTTGACTTTTCTTCTGTTACTTTAATTTCTACGGTTTCACCTGGCAGTGCCGACTCAACAAAAATAGGCTTCTTACCCTGACGCGCAACACCATCACCGTTCATATCTAGACTGTTAATCTCAACAGTTAACTGCTGATTCAGATTTTTATTTACAGCTTTGGGTTTATAAAAATTAACCATTTATTATCCAGTTACTCTACAAGTTTCATTAAAAAAGTGCCATTATTGAAAAAGACCTAAAAAAATAATTTTAACACGAATAAGAGCTTAATTATGATCAAAATAACTATCAAGGACTGGGTTATTTTATTTGCTGTTTTACCAACATTAATAATTGGCACAATTTTAGGTGTTTATTTTGCTCTAACTCGCGTAGCAGAAGTAGACAATGTCTTAATTAATAAAAGCAAAAATATTGCTGAAACGATGTCTGTAAGTGTCGCAAACAATATAACAGCTAAAAACCAAGGTAATTTAGAACTATACCTTGACTACATCTATGGAGTTAATTCATCAGAAGTTCT
This genomic window contains:
- a CDS encoding secondary thiamine-phosphate synthase enzyme YjbQ, translating into MWYQQQIILKAKSRGFHLIDDEINGQLLQIKNIEAGLLHLFLQHTSASLTINENADPTVLGDLERHFNKFVPENALYYQHDYEGSDDMPAHIKCSTLGCQLTIPISNGQLALGTWQGVYLCEHRNHASQRRVIATLHGE
- the mazG gene encoding nucleoside triphosphate pyrophosphohydrolase, which codes for MLNSPASIEKLVWIMSQLRDPVKGCPWDLKQSFQTVVPYTLEEAFEVAEAIECNDFEELEKELGDLLFQVVFYAQLGKEEQRFNFADVVSAICEKLIRRHPHVFSNSDFISEDEIKANWENEKAKERNQKSRDKSKQTSVLDDIPKALPALSQAAKIQKRCAHVGFDWDNIEDVLAKVKEEVLEVEDELLATNVNNELVAEEIGDLLFAVVNLARHAEQDPEQLLRQASRKFTKRFNFIEQYHFDNRLDIKQSTLIELEELWLQAKLA
- the relA gene encoding GTP diphosphokinase — protein: MVSVRKSHQLSTENFDTWLAELDINEQKHKALEELWLRLHVHFNENLLCQQKALEMVEILAGLNMDKDSLSAAMIVPLIETDIIGLDLIEETYGKAIYTLVKGVNQMDAIRSLQQPNGAQLASGQIDNLRKMLLSMVEDVRAVVIKLAERVCNLRFVKTADEESRVLAAKESASIYAPLANRLGIGQLKWELEDISFRYLHPNTYKKIAKLLDDKRLVREQYMSDFVENIQRQLDLLNIKGNVYGRPKHIYSIWKKMQQKSLDFDQLFDVRAIRVVVDELQDCYGALGVVHTSWKHLASEFDDYVATPKPNGYQSIHTVVLGPEGKSVEVQIRTQQMHDDAELGVAAHWRYKEGNASGKAGSFDEKVNWLRKLLQWQEDVSGSEELVDELRNEVFEDRIYVFTPNGDVIDMPNGSTPLDFAYYIHSNVGHCCIGAKVAGRIVPFTYKLKTGEQLEILTSKQPNPSRDWLNPGLGYLHSSRSRSKVQAFFKHLDKDKHVQAGKETLELELQRHELGDIDFNPILKRFNVNNLNDLYAVIGSGQVKVLQVVHQLQFQLDKLKPAAEIDPKMVIRQQTEKQQVDSNGITVSGVGNLLTHMAKCCQPVPGDNIQGFITQGRGISVHRSDCEQLQNSLKHSPERVVDVQWGDKIQQNYQVAIQISAGDRQGLLRDVTTIIANEKVNVLDMSSRMDNKHRVYIMQFKLELASAQVLERLVSKIDQLDDVISVKRLRS
- the rlmD gene encoding 23S rRNA (uracil(1939)-C(5))-methyltransferase RlmD; the encoded protein is MVNFYKPKAVNKNLNQQLTVEINSLDMNGDGVARQGKKPIFVESALPGETVEIKVTEEKSKYLRAKTKKVLVVATNRVTPICKHFYQCGGCDLQHLDYEGQLAFKQQKISDLFHRNSNIEHLPWQPALHADIWHYRRKARIGVQYNKLNEATVGFRQKSSNVLTPIKRCPVLPETFADEFSDFVALINSFSSKQAISHIEVIKAEVSVVIFRQVRKLSNNDKQKLHNFNLHKPYQVALQQDDGLHFLEPQNDNYLSYKVSGCELQFTTTDFVQVNINLNAKMVNQAIQWLELDANDNVLDLFCGLGNFSLPIAKRVNAIVGVEGVQDMVDRAAMNAQSNQLSNCQFYQADLNAENNDWPWLNANNENIINKVVLDPARAGAYNAVKNIVELNVKTVLYVSCDAATMARDTKILLDNGFTLSKICLMDMFSQTRHVETMALFVRP